In Carcharodon carcharias isolate sCarCar2 chromosome 3, sCarCar2.pri, whole genome shotgun sequence, a single window of DNA contains:
- the eaf1 gene encoding ELL-associated factor 1 — protein MNGTAQPALGKEEHVLKLGESFEKRPKSSFHTIRYDFKPASIDTSCEGELQVGKGDQVTITLPHIPGSTPPMTVFKGNKRPYQKDCVLIINHDTGEFVLEKLSSSIQVKKTRAEGSSKIQAQLESQVVRRSQPPAQFRAPNKPCPGPKTSPSKDNPSPEPQLDDIKRELRAEVDIIEQMSSSSSSSDSGSSSGSDDSSSSDVENEAHPSSTPPQMQPQQQPQSQPQPQQQQQPQQPYQQYSNRNAATNGTSRPGSNQLMSTLRNDLQLSESGSDSDD, from the exons ATGAATGGCACTGCGCAGCCAGCGCTGGGCAAGGAAGAGCATGTGCTGAAACTGGGCGAGAGTTTCGAGAAACGGCCCAAGAGCTCATTCCACACTATCcgct ATGATTTTAAACCAGCATCCATCGATACCTCTTGTGAGGGTGAGCTACAGGTTGGAAAAGGTGACCAAGTCACCATAACTTTGCCACACATCCCA GGCTCTACTCCACCAATGACTGTCTTCAAAGGTAATAAAAGACCATATCAGAAGGATTGTGTACTTATCATTAACCATGATACTGGGGAGTttgtgcttgaaaaactcagtagCAGTATACAGGTGAAGAAAACCAG AGCTGAAGGAAGCAGTAAAATCCAGGCTCAGTTGGAGTCGCAGGTGGTGCGAAGATCTCAGCCTCCTGCACAGTTTAGAGCCCCAAACAAGCCATGTCCTGGACCAAAAACGTCTCCTTCAAAGGACAACCCATCACCTGAACCACAACTTGATGATATAAAAAGAG AATTGAGAGCTGAAGTTGATATTATTGAACAGATGAGTAGCAGCAGTAGTTCCTCAGATTCAGGAAGTTCCTCTGGCAGTGATGACAGCTCTAGCAGTGATGTGGAAAATGAAGCTCACCCCTCCTCTACACCACCACAGATGCAACCCCAACAGCaaccccaatcccaaccccagccccaacagcaacagcagccacAACAGCCATACCAGCAGTACAGTAACAGAAATGCTGCTACAAATGGCACCAGCAGACCAGGAAGCAATCAGCTTATGAGCACACTGA GAAATGACTTGCAATTGAGTGAATCTGGAAGCGACAGTGATGATTGA